A single Kryptolebias marmoratus isolate JLee-2015 linkage group LG7, ASM164957v2, whole genome shotgun sequence DNA region contains:
- the LOC108249160 gene encoding uncharacterized protein LOC108249160 isoform X1, with translation MFFLIVILLQVSQASAVEVTEGVDSVLLPCQVSDSVSSESTVVWSREDLKISTVHIRQRSGDDFGEQNQRYSERTQMRPDALQSGDLSLTLRTPTVSDSEVYTCTVRRSGQELSRISVPLKVTEPPPLWPKVVFPVLVVLSVLAAAVSVFFYCRYKTVKLNPAYKLHLVSVTEGQQYVLLPCKTKTRLPLDATVEWRRMDIDVVVHMYPNHRELPDEEDENYQNPPTKMAENPLRTRDLSLTLFNPRLADSGLYVCTVQQDGHKVKQKVVSLNVKGKDFEHIAAEVQTDGCLASDTFSGPDDSPGPDSHIWNWIRTENGRDRDSLRQSLKSSIAAGLHYQRSLASSCAFESSSGVYRSYRSVRVDDMTDCYFESRDQRAAHSDAGSQTGVWDQEPETPVRKTHVRQHSWV, from the exons atgttttttctgATCGTGATCCTCCTGCAGG TTTCTCAGGCTTCAGCTGTTGAGGTGACTGAGGGCGTGGACTCGGTCCTGCTGCCCTGTCAGGTCAGCGACTCTGTTTCCTCAGAGTCCACTGTGGTTTGGAGCCGCGAGGACCTGAAGATTTCCACTGTTCACATCCGCCAGCGGAGCGGGGACGACTTCGGAGAGCAAAACCAGCGTTACAGCGAGCGGACGCAGATGAGGCCGGACGCCCTGCAGAGCGGAGACCTCAGCCTGACTCTGAGGACACCCACAGTCTCTGACAGCGAGGTCTACACCTGCACCGTCCGCAGGTCTGGACAAGAACTGAGCCGAATCAGCGTCCCCCTGAAAGTGACGG AACCTCCTCCGCTCTGGCCCAAAGTCGTGTTTCCTGTCCTGGTTGTGCTGTCTGTCCTGGCTGCTGCCGTCAGTGTCTTCTTCTACTGTAGATACAAAACGGTGAAACTCAACCCAG CCTACAAGCTGCATTTGGTGAGTGTTACAGAGGGACAACAGTACGTCCTGCTGCCCTGTAAAACCAAAACTCGTCTTCCTCTGGACGCCACAGTGGAGTGGAGACGCATGGACATAGATGTGGTGGTCCACATGTATCCAAACCACCGAGAACTGcctgatgaggaggatgagaaCTACCAAAACCCCCCCACCAAGATGGCGGAGAACCCGCTGAGAACCAGAGACCTCAGCTTGACTCTGTTTAACCCCCGCCTTGCAGACAGCGGTCTCTACGTCTGCACCGTCCAACAGGATGGACACAAAGTGAAGCAGAAAGTCGTGTCTCTCAACGTTAAAGGAAAGGACTTTGAACACATCGCAGCAGAAGTTCAAACAG ATGGGTGTTTGGCGTCAGATACTTTCTCAGGTCCAGATGATTCTCCAGGTCCAGACAGCCATATCTGGAACTGGATCAGGACCGAGAACGGCAGGGACAGGGACAGTCTGAGGCAGAGCCTGAAGAGCAGCATTGCAGCTGGGCTACACTACCAACGATCTCTTGCATCCTCATGCGCTTTCGA GTCGAGCAGTGGAGTCTATCGGTCCTACAGATCAGTCAGAGTCGATGACATGACTGATTGTTATTTTGAGTCGAGAGACCAGAGAGCAGCTCACAGCGACGCAGGAAGTCAGACGGGCGTGTGGGACCAGGAGCCTGAAACTCCTGTTCGAAAAACTCATGTCCGCCAGCATTCATgggtttaa
- the LOC108249160 gene encoding uncharacterized protein LOC108249160 isoform X2 gives MRPDALQSGDLSLTLRTPTVSDSEVYTCTVRRSGQELSRISVPLKVTEPPPLWPKVVFPVLVVLSVLAAAVSVFFYCRYKTVKLNPAYKLHLVSVTEGQQYVLLPCKTKTRLPLDATVEWRRMDIDVVVHMYPNHRELPDEEDENYQNPPTKMAENPLRTRDLSLTLFNPRLADSGLYVCTVQQDGHKVKQKVVSLNVKGKDFEHIAAEVQTDGCLASDTFSGPDDSPGPDSHIWNWIRTENGRDRDSLRQSLKSSIAAGLHYQRSLASSCAFESSSGVYRSYRSVRVDDMTDCYFESRDQRAAHSDAGSQTGVWDQEPETPVRKTHVRQHSWV, from the exons ATGAGGCCGGACGCCCTGCAGAGCGGAGACCTCAGCCTGACTCTGAGGACACCCACAGTCTCTGACAGCGAGGTCTACACCTGCACCGTCCGCAGGTCTGGACAAGAACTGAGCCGAATCAGCGTCCCCCTGAAAGTGACGG AACCTCCTCCGCTCTGGCCCAAAGTCGTGTTTCCTGTCCTGGTTGTGCTGTCTGTCCTGGCTGCTGCCGTCAGTGTCTTCTTCTACTGTAGATACAAAACGGTGAAACTCAACCCAG CCTACAAGCTGCATTTGGTGAGTGTTACAGAGGGACAACAGTACGTCCTGCTGCCCTGTAAAACCAAAACTCGTCTTCCTCTGGACGCCACAGTGGAGTGGAGACGCATGGACATAGATGTGGTGGTCCACATGTATCCAAACCACCGAGAACTGcctgatgaggaggatgagaaCTACCAAAACCCCCCCACCAAGATGGCGGAGAACCCGCTGAGAACCAGAGACCTCAGCTTGACTCTGTTTAACCCCCGCCTTGCAGACAGCGGTCTCTACGTCTGCACCGTCCAACAGGATGGACACAAAGTGAAGCAGAAAGTCGTGTCTCTCAACGTTAAAGGAAAGGACTTTGAACACATCGCAGCAGAAGTTCAAACAG ATGGGTGTTTGGCGTCAGATACTTTCTCAGGTCCAGATGATTCTCCAGGTCCAGACAGCCATATCTGGAACTGGATCAGGACCGAGAACGGCAGGGACAGGGACAGTCTGAGGCAGAGCCTGAAGAGCAGCATTGCAGCTGGGCTACACTACCAACGATCTCTTGCATCCTCATGCGCTTTCGA GTCGAGCAGTGGAGTCTATCGGTCCTACAGATCAGTCAGAGTCGATGACATGACTGATTGTTATTTTGAGTCGAGAGACCAGAGAGCAGCTCACAGCGACGCAGGAAGTCAGACGGGCGTGTGGGACCAGGAGCCTGAAACTCCTGTTCGAAAAACTCATGTCCGCCAGCATTCATgggtttaa